A window of Nocardiopsis sp. Huas11 genomic DNA:
AGGGCGGCGCAGTCCACCACGCAGGGATAGACGAGGAACTTCAGCTCGCCCTCCGCCGCCGGGGTGATGCGGGCCTGGTGGAGGCGGCGGATCGCGCCGAAGGCCAGGTTCGCCGGGACCTCGAAGTGCTTCATCCCGGTGATGGCCTCGACGTCCTCCTGGGACAGCGAGCCCTCGCTGGCGACGGCGACCACGCCGTCGGGCCCGTGGACCCCGTGGATCGCGCAGAAGGCGAGCGCGCTGGTGAGGTCGTCCTCGTGGCAGAACTGCCAGTGCTGCCGGTGGCCCTTGACGGTGAGCAGGCGCGGCGCGGAGAAGTGGCGGCTGAACAGCGTGTCCAGGTCCGGCCCGACCAGCGGAGCGGGGCGCACGACGGTCACCGCGAGGCTGGGATGGGCCAGGCGGGCGCGTTCGGCCAGGGCCTCGACCTCGGCGAAGTCCCCCATCAGGCCCTCGCTGTTGTCCACCACGCGCGGGGCGTCCTCCGGCAGGGGCACGGGGGCGTCCGGCGAGGCGCCGTAGACCATGGTGCTGGTGACCAGGATGACCCGTGGGACGCCCGAGGCCGCCGCCGCGGTCAACACGGTCTGGGCCGCGCGGATGTTGTGCGCCCGCCGGTCGGCCGGGCGCGTGTCCGGCGAGCGGTCGTCGGCGGTGTGCACGAGGACGTCGACCCCGCCGAGCCGGGACACGAGCCCCGGATCGCACACGTCGGCGATCCGCCACGTGACCCCGCGCAGGTCGGCGAACTCGTCGTCGATGGCCACGATCTCCCGCGGAGCCGTGGAACCTTCCGGAGTGGCCAGGCGTTGCACGAGAAGCCGACCCACTCCGGAGGCGGCACCGGTGACCGCCACGACCACACCGCCTCCGTCGGAGGGGCTGTGCTCTGGGCGAACCTGGCTGCTTTCGGTATTCACTCCGGGCGACTCCCAGCTAACGTGACAGTGGAGACCAAACCTAATCCTGCCTGAGGTCTGATTGTGAGCGACCTGCCTTTCGGTTTCAGCATGCCGAACGATCCCGATGACGAGTCCGGACGCCGATCTGGCGACTCCGGCTCGGGTGCCGGCAGCGGCCGCCCGGGCGGGGGAGACTCCGGAGTGCCGGACGGATTCCCGTTCGGCGACCCGCAGCAGATGGCCAACATGCTGCGCCAGTTCGCCGACATGATGTCGGCGCAGCCGAGCCCCGGCGGCAGCGGCGGCGAGTCGCCGTCCTCCCCGTCCGGGATCAACTGGGACATGGCCAAGAACATCGCGCGACACACGGTGTCCCAGCACGGCGACCCGAGTATCCCGCCCCACGACTACGCCAAGGTCGAGGAAGCGCTGCGCCTCGCCGACCTGTGGCTCGACCAGGCTACCGACCTGCCGTCGGGCCTCCACACCGCACAGGCCTGGAGCCGGTCGGAGTGGATCGAGAAGACGATGGACTCCTGGGCGCAGCTGTGCGACCCGCTGACGTCCAAGACGGTCCAGGCCATGGGGCAGAACCTCCCCGAGGAGATGCAGTCCGTGGCCGGTCCGCTGCTGGGCATGGTCCAGCAGATGGGCGGCATGATGGTCGGCCAGCAGGCCGGCCAGGCCATCGGCGAACTGGCCCGCGAGGTGACCGGTACCACCGACATCGGTCTGCCGCTGGCCGGCGAGGGCAACGCGGCGCTGCTGCCGCCGGGCGTGGCCCGGTTCAGCGAGGGCCTGGAGATCCCCGACGACGAGGTGCGCCTGTACCTCGCGGCCCGCGAGGCGGCCGTCCACCGGCTGTACTCGCACGTGCCGTGGCTGCGCTCGCACGTGTCCCGGCTCGTGGAGGAGTACGCCGCGGGGATGTCGTTCGACGTCAGCGGTCTGGAGGACAAGCTCGGGGAGATCGATCTGACCAACCCCGAGGCGCTCCAGGAGGCGCTGTCCGGCGGCGTGGGCGGCGAGAGCCTGTTCCAGCCCGAGGACACCCCGCAGCAGAAGGCCGCCCTGGCCCGGCTGGAGACCGCCCTGGCACTGATCGAGGGCTGGGTGGCCACCGTGGTGACCGCCGCGGTGACCGACCGCCTGCCGCAGGCCAACGCGCTGGCGGAGACGACCCGGCGGCGTCGGGCCACCGGTGGGCCCGCCGAGCACACCTTCGCGG
This region includes:
- a CDS encoding zinc-dependent metalloprotease: MSDLPFGFSMPNDPDDESGRRSGDSGSGAGSGRPGGGDSGVPDGFPFGDPQQMANMLRQFADMMSAQPSPGGSGGESPSSPSGINWDMAKNIARHTVSQHGDPSIPPHDYAKVEEALRLADLWLDQATDLPSGLHTAQAWSRSEWIEKTMDSWAQLCDPLTSKTVQAMGQNLPEEMQSVAGPLLGMVQQMGGMMVGQQAGQAIGELAREVTGTTDIGLPLAGEGNAALLPPGVARFSEGLEIPDDEVRLYLAAREAAVHRLYSHVPWLRSHVSRLVEEYAAGMSFDVSGLEDKLGEIDLTNPEALQEALSGGVGGESLFQPEDTPQQKAALARLETALALIEGWVATVVTAAVTDRLPQANALAETTRRRRATGGPAEHTFAALVGLELRPRRLREASALWSALERERGVEGRDAVWQHPDLMPTGADLDDPESFVSGGEFGGADFDISSLTEDRPGDKPGDRPDDDGEPGTDRGGDA
- a CDS encoding NAD-dependent epimerase/dehydratase family protein, translating into MVVAVTGAASGVGRLLVQRLATPEGSTAPREIVAIDDEFADLRGVTWRIADVCDPGLVSRLGGVDVLVHTADDRSPDTRPADRRAHNIRAAQTVLTAAAASGVPRVILVTSTMVYGASPDAPVPLPEDAPRVVDNSEGLMGDFAEVEALAERARLAHPSLAVTVVRPAPLVGPDLDTLFSRHFSAPRLLTVKGHRQHWQFCHEDDLTSALAFCAIHGVHGPDGVVAVASEGSLSQEDVEAITGMKHFEVPANLAFGAIRRLHQARITPAAEGELKFLVYPCVVDCAALREAGWKPGYGNEEALEALMASKSGKHALVGRSLGRKEVTITAAGAAGAAAAAIGTAAAIRHLRRRKGG